A genome region from Arachis duranensis cultivar V14167 chromosome 6, aradu.V14167.gnm2.J7QH, whole genome shotgun sequence includes the following:
- the LOC107494943 gene encoding extensin-like, with translation MRKKTIAHKPPREKLYKLPSKPSTRSQDKTFTPSPSPPTSPPRCDPMARTKNTSRFPASAKPTPPPKVTPSKPGSSKPSSSKGKRPAAPEPPPESTQPKSRSVPSRSQRGKARVPLSSVREPEVDPFAHKSQYMTSHSDFNPIVSNLP, from the coding sequence ATGAGGAAGAAAACCATTGCTCACAAACCTCCTCGTGAAAAGCTGTATAAACTTCCATCCAAACCTTCCACTCGCTCACAAGACAAAACCTTCACTCCATCTCCTTCTCCTCCCACCTCTCCTCCTCGCTGTGACCCCATGGCTCGGACCAAGAACACTTCAAGGTTCCCTGCCTCTGCCAAGCCAACGCCACCACCGAAAGTCACACCATCCAAGCCAGGTTCATCGAAACCGAGTTCATCCAAAGGAAAGCGACCTGCAGCACCAGAACCTCCACCTGAGTCCACACAACCAAAATCTAGGTCTGTTCCATCACGTTCTCAAAGAGGTAAAGCTCGAGTTCCTCTCTCATCTGTTAGAGAACCAGAAGTTGATCCTTTTGCTCACAAATCACAATATATGACATCTCACTCAGACTTTAACCCCATCGTTTCAAATCTGCCATGA